In Ilumatobacter fluminis, the following proteins share a genomic window:
- a CDS encoding amidohydrolase family protein: MTIDAWAQHPTLRHATDPIFDSLRRWTRSEAPTEELPVSLTVGVMDQGGVDQALISAWYKPNVTMISNDDVAGFVEQAPDRLVGVGSVDITKPMDAVREIRRCVDELGFAAIRVLPWLWEVPPTDARFYPIYATCVELDVPFCTQIGHTGPLMSSEVGRPIYLDRVALDFPELRIVAGHIGYPWTDEAIAVATKHENVFIDTSAYTAKRYPSQLVDYLRSNGRTKVLFGTNYPMITPAKCLEHLDDLGLDDETRRLFLHDNAARVFKL; this comes from the coding sequence ATGACGATCGATGCCTGGGCGCAGCACCCCACGCTGCGGCACGCGACCGACCCGATCTTCGACTCGCTCCGCCGGTGGACCCGCAGCGAGGCCCCGACCGAGGAGCTGCCGGTTTCGCTCACCGTCGGTGTGATGGACCAGGGCGGGGTCGACCAGGCACTCATCAGCGCCTGGTACAAGCCGAACGTCACGATGATCTCCAACGACGACGTCGCCGGGTTCGTCGAGCAGGCACCCGATCGGCTCGTCGGCGTCGGCTCGGTCGACATCACCAAGCCGATGGACGCCGTGCGCGAGATCCGCCGCTGCGTCGACGAGCTCGGCTTCGCGGCCATCCGGGTGCTCCCGTGGCTGTGGGAGGTGCCGCCCACCGACGCCCGCTTCTACCCGATCTACGCCACGTGCGTGGAGCTCGACGTGCCCTTCTGCACCCAGATCGGCCACACCGGCCCGCTCATGTCGTCCGAGGTCGGGCGGCCGATCTACCTCGACCGGGTGGCGCTCGACTTCCCCGAGCTGCGCATCGTCGCCGGCCACATCGGCTACCCCTGGACCGACGAGGCAATCGCCGTCGCGACCAAGCACGAGAACGTCTTCATCGACACGTCTGCCTACACAGCGAAGCGGTACCCGTCGCAGCTCGTCGACTACCTGCGCTCCAATGGGCGCACCAAGGTCCTGTTCGGCACGAACTACCCGATGATCACGCCGGCCAAGTGTCTCGAACACCTCGACGACCTGGGTCTCGACGACGAGACCCGCCGGCTGTTCCTCCACGACAACGCCGCCCGCGTCTTCAAGCTCTGA
- the pdxS gene encoding pyridoxal 5'-phosphate synthase lyase subunit PdxS has product MSEHVTGSFPVKRGLAEMLKGGVIMDVVTPEQAKIAEDAGASAVMALERVPADIRRDGGVARMSDPDMIEGIKAAVSIPVMAKARIGHFVEAQILESLGVDFVDESEVLTPADEAHHIDKWKFTVPFVCGATNLGEALRRISEGAAMIRSKGEAGTGNVIEAVRHLRSITGDIKRIGQADSAELFDWAKHLQAPLPLVQEIAETGKLPVPLFCAGGLATPADAGLAMQLGAEAVFVGSGIFKSDEPARRAAAIVEATTHFNDASILAKVSRGLGAPMTGIGMDEINQRYAERGW; this is encoded by the coding sequence ATGTCCGAACACGTCACCGGATCGTTCCCCGTCAAGCGCGGCCTCGCCGAGATGCTCAAGGGCGGCGTCATCATGGACGTCGTCACGCCGGAGCAGGCCAAGATCGCCGAAGACGCAGGGGCGTCGGCCGTGATGGCACTCGAGCGGGTGCCGGCCGACATCCGCCGCGACGGTGGCGTGGCCCGCATGAGCGACCCCGACATGATCGAGGGCATCAAGGCGGCCGTGTCGATCCCGGTGATGGCCAAGGCCCGCATCGGCCACTTCGTCGAGGCCCAGATCCTCGAGTCGCTCGGTGTCGACTTCGTCGACGAGTCCGAGGTGCTCACCCCGGCCGACGAGGCGCACCACATCGACAAGTGGAAGTTCACCGTGCCGTTCGTATGCGGTGCGACCAACCTCGGTGAAGCGCTTCGCCGTATCAGCGAAGGCGCCGCCATGATCCGCTCGAAGGGCGAGGCCGGCACCGGCAACGTCATCGAGGCCGTGCGCCACCTGCGCTCGATCACCGGCGACATCAAGCGGATCGGCCAAGCCGACTCGGCCGAGCTGTTCGACTGGGCCAAGCACCTCCAGGCGCCGCTCCCGCTCGTGCAGGAGATCGCCGAGACCGGCAAGCTGCCCGTTCCACTGTTCTGCGCCGGTGGTCTCGCCACCCCGGCCGACGCCGGGCTCGCCATGCAGCTCGGCGCCGAAGCCGTGTTCGTCGGCTCTGGCATCTTCAAGAGCGACGAGCCGGCTCGCCGTGCGGCCGCGATCGTCGAGGCGACGACGCACTTCAACGACGCCTCGATCCTGGCCAAGGTCAGCCGTGGCCTCGGTGCCCCGATGACCGGCATCGGCATGGACGAGATCAACCAGCGCTACGCCGAGCGCGGTTGGTGA
- a CDS encoding YebC/PmpR family DNA-binding transcriptional regulator has translation MSGHSKWATIKHKKGAADAKRGKLFAKLARQIEVAARGGGGDPDMNPSLRTAVQKAKAAQMTNDAIDRAIKRGTGEGGADAYEDITYEGYAPGGVALLIDVLTDNRNRTSADIRSALTKMGGTMAEPGAVGWQFSRKGIILVEGKGVDEDELMMAALEAGADDVENVGDAWQVTVGSPSDTYDIKDAIEGAGYTIMSADTPMVSDNLVPVTSVEDAKKILRIMEAIEDNDDVQDVYSNFDIADDVMEAAAG, from the coding sequence ATGTCCGGCCATTCCAAATGGGCAACGATCAAGCACAAGAAGGGCGCGGCCGACGCCAAGCGCGGCAAGCTCTTCGCCAAGCTGGCACGCCAGATCGAAGTGGCGGCCCGAGGTGGTGGCGGCGATCCCGACATGAACCCGTCGCTGCGCACGGCCGTGCAGAAGGCCAAGGCCGCGCAGATGACGAACGACGCCATCGACCGGGCCATCAAGCGTGGCACCGGCGAAGGTGGTGCCGATGCGTACGAGGACATCACCTATGAGGGCTACGCCCCGGGTGGTGTCGCACTCCTGATCGACGTGCTGACCGACAACCGCAACCGCACCAGCGCCGACATCCGTTCCGCCCTCACCAAGATGGGCGGCACGATGGCCGAGCCGGGTGCCGTCGGCTGGCAGTTCAGCCGCAAGGGCATCATCCTCGTCGAAGGCAAGGGCGTCGACGAGGACGAGCTGATGATGGCGGCCCTCGAGGCCGGTGCCGACGACGTCGAGAACGTCGGCGACGCCTGGCAGGTCACGGTCGGCAGCCCGAGCGACACCTACGACATCAAGGACGCCATCGAGGGCGCCGGCTACACGATCATGTCGGCCGACACCCCGATGGTGAGCGACAACCTGGTGCCGGTCACCTCCGTCGAGGACGCCAAGAAGATCCTGCGGATCATGGAAGCGATCGAGGACAACGACGATGTCCAGGACGTCTACTCCAACTTCGACATCGCTGACGATGTCATGGAGGCTGCGGCCGGATGA
- the sigJ gene encoding RNA polymerase sigma factor SigJ, whose product MSDVFEAARARLTGRAYRIVGSFADADDVVQEAWLRWDSADQVEIDNADAWLNTVVSRLAIDRLRQRKRDEERYTGPWLPTPLVERSTDPADLAELTDSMTSAFLIMLEELTPDERAAFLLADVFGDRYDSIAASMGRTPESCRQLASRARRKVRAAEQRRRDATAASNDLARRFITALATGDEAEAVRCLAPEAVYLSDGGPDHRAARRPVREPARIVRLLMNLWRRFPESWTFEPALVGGFPGLVIEIGDEVSSVTGVEVVDGRIVRITSILNPDKLVTMNRPRNTLE is encoded by the coding sequence GTGAGCGACGTCTTCGAAGCAGCACGGGCCCGGCTCACCGGACGCGCCTACCGCATCGTCGGTTCGTTCGCCGACGCCGACGACGTCGTGCAGGAGGCGTGGCTCCGCTGGGACTCGGCCGACCAGGTCGAGATCGACAACGCAGACGCCTGGCTGAACACGGTCGTCTCCCGCCTTGCTATCGACCGGCTCCGTCAGCGCAAGCGGGACGAGGAGCGCTACACCGGCCCGTGGCTGCCGACACCGCTCGTCGAACGGTCGACCGACCCGGCCGACCTGGCCGAGCTCACCGATTCGATGACGTCGGCGTTCCTGATCATGCTCGAGGAACTCACGCCCGACGAACGCGCCGCGTTCCTCCTCGCCGACGTGTTCGGCGACCGCTACGACTCGATCGCAGCGTCGATGGGGCGGACGCCCGAGTCGTGCCGCCAACTCGCCAGCCGCGCTCGCCGGAAGGTGCGCGCCGCCGAGCAGCGTCGGCGGGATGCAACGGCGGCGTCGAACGACTTGGCACGCCGCTTCATCACCGCGCTGGCCACCGGCGACGAAGCCGAGGCGGTCCGCTGCCTGGCGCCGGAGGCGGTCTACCTGAGCGACGGCGGCCCCGACCATCGTGCGGCCCGGAGACCGGTGCGGGAGCCGGCGCGGATCGTCCGACTGCTGATGAACCTGTGGCGACGGTTTCCCGAGTCGTGGACGTTCGAACCGGCCCTCGTCGGTGGCTTTCCCGGGCTCGTCATCGAGATCGGCGACGAGGTCTCGTCGGTAACCGGCGTCGAAGTCGTCGACGGCCGGATCGTCCGCATCACCAGCATCCTCAACCCCGACAAGCTCGTCACCATGAACCGCCCCAGAAACACCCTGGAGTAG
- the pdxT gene encoding pyridoxal 5'-phosphate synthase glutaminase subunit PdxT: MIGVLALQGAFESHQQRLTELGALSRQVRTPRDLAGVDALVMPGGESTTMSRLLLSSELFDPLAQRIADGMPVFGTCAGMILLATEVLDGRPDQRSFGAIDITVQRNGYGRQLDSFETDLTVSVLGPGAAPFHGVFIRAPKVTRLGDDVEVLAEHDGVPVLLRQGAVYVASFHPELAGDHRLHAAFLNSFQHESFSERHDAQTENT, from the coding sequence ATGATCGGCGTGCTCGCACTGCAGGGTGCCTTCGAATCGCACCAGCAGCGACTCACTGAACTCGGCGCGCTCTCGCGCCAGGTGCGCACCCCGCGCGACCTCGCGGGCGTCGACGCGCTCGTGATGCCGGGCGGTGAGTCGACGACGATGTCGCGGCTCCTCCTCTCGAGCGAGTTGTTCGACCCGCTCGCACAACGGATCGCCGATGGCATGCCGGTCTTCGGCACGTGCGCCGGCATGATCCTGCTCGCCACCGAGGTGCTCGACGGACGTCCCGACCAGCGGTCGTTCGGCGCCATCGACATCACGGTGCAGCGCAACGGTTACGGCCGTCAGCTCGACTCGTTCGAGACCGATCTGACCGTCTCGGTGCTCGGGCCCGGTGCCGCCCCGTTCCACGGCGTTTTCATCCGGGCGCCGAAGGTCACCCGCCTCGGCGACGACGTCGAGGTGCTCGCCGAGCATGACGGCGTGCCAGTGCTCTTGCGACAGGGTGCCGTGTACGTGGCATCCTTTCATCCGGAGTTGGCGGGCGATCACCGACTGCACGCCGCCTTCCTCAACAGTTTCCAGCACGAGTCGTTCTCGGAGCGACACGACGCACAGACGGAGAACACCTGA
- a CDS encoding FAD-dependent oxidoreductase: MEREKDTFDVVVVGGGLAGLVAAVTAVNAGSSVALLDARSFGGRGRSVNRDGFILNEGGHALYRCGGGWDVLTSLGVQPHGVTPNAGSYRVLWHGEVAPLPTTAKGILTTRLLGVRSKAKFAGWFNDMAGTAHKAGDVSLDQWMDDQGTRPDLRTMLTALGRLVTYGARPGDMPASAVLGQFALGGGVAYLHGGWQSIVDDLTDRARAAGVALFDHTTATGLTHDRDGWTVATPDHTIAGGSVVLASGGPHVAVNLLGDDPADWVERAGPALRASCLDVGGTRGDLDFLQGTDTPMYLSQHAPTSHTAPDGQWLYSVMRYLAPDDDSSADENRAALERHAAIAGLPTGDDRTLERFLAACTVTWGSPQVGVARPTGMELADRGLFAAGDWIGKPLLADASLVSGATAGAAAAKRAMVTV; encoded by the coding sequence ATGGAACGTGAGAAGGACACATTCGACGTCGTGGTGGTCGGGGGCGGGCTCGCCGGGCTGGTGGCGGCGGTCACCGCCGTGAACGCTGGGAGTTCGGTGGCGCTGCTCGACGCTCGTTCGTTCGGTGGTCGTGGCCGCTCGGTGAACCGAGATGGGTTCATCCTCAACGAGGGCGGGCACGCGCTCTACCGATGTGGTGGCGGCTGGGACGTGCTCACCTCGCTCGGCGTTCAGCCGCACGGCGTCACCCCGAACGCCGGGAGCTACCGAGTGCTGTGGCACGGCGAGGTCGCACCGCTGCCGACGACTGCGAAGGGCATCCTGACGACACGCCTGCTCGGCGTTCGCTCGAAGGCGAAGTTCGCCGGCTGGTTCAACGACATGGCCGGCACCGCCCACAAGGCGGGCGACGTGAGCCTCGACCAGTGGATGGACGACCAGGGCACCCGCCCCGACCTGCGCACCATGCTCACGGCGCTCGGACGTCTCGTGACGTACGGCGCACGGCCGGGCGACATGCCGGCGTCGGCCGTGCTGGGCCAGTTCGCACTCGGCGGGGGAGTGGCGTATCTGCACGGCGGCTGGCAGTCGATCGTCGACGACCTGACCGACCGTGCCAGAGCCGCCGGCGTCGCCCTGTTCGATCACACCACGGCGACCGGGCTGACCCACGACCGTGACGGCTGGACGGTCGCGACGCCCGATCACACGATCGCCGGCGGTTCGGTCGTGCTCGCCTCCGGAGGTCCGCACGTGGCGGTGAACCTGCTCGGCGACGACCCGGCCGACTGGGTGGAGCGCGCCGGCCCGGCACTGCGGGCCTCGTGCCTCGACGTGGGCGGCACGCGGGGCGACCTCGACTTCTTGCAGGGCACCGACACCCCGATGTACCTGTCGCAGCACGCACCGACGTCGCACACGGCGCCCGACGGTCAGTGGCTCTACTCGGTCATGCGGTACCTCGCCCCCGACGACGACTCGTCGGCCGACGAGAACCGGGCGGCGCTCGAACGTCACGCAGCGATCGCCGGGTTGCCGACGGGCGACGACCGGACGCTCGAGCGCTTCCTCGCAGCGTGCACGGTGACGTGGGGGAGCCCGCAGGTCGGCGTCGCGAGACCGACCGGCATGGAACTCGCCGATCGGGGCCTGTTCGCCGCCGGCGACTGGATCGGCAAGCCGCTGCTGGCCGACGCATCGCTCGTCAGTGGTGCGACCGCTGGTGCCGCAGCCGCGAAGCGTGCGATGGTGACCGTGTGA
- a CDS encoding TIGR03086 family metal-binding protein yields the protein MEQAETFRRIAADFTAKVEAVGPDGWNAEAPCDGWVARDVVRHLVEWVPWWLSEGTDHSMTITTSVDDDPAAAWAELRDQLQAILDRPEAEQETFESQMFGGAMPLGVATERFVTGDVLVHTWDLAKATGQDASIDADFAAGMYDGMLPMDAMLRQSGHFGPRVDVADDADPVTKLIAFTGRTP from the coding sequence ATGGAACAGGCAGAGACCTTCCGGCGGATCGCCGCCGATTTCACCGCCAAGGTCGAGGCCGTCGGACCCGACGGCTGGAACGCCGAGGCGCCGTGCGACGGGTGGGTGGCACGCGACGTCGTCCGTCACCTGGTCGAGTGGGTGCCGTGGTGGCTGAGCGAGGGCACCGATCATTCGATGACGATCACGACCAGCGTCGACGACGACCCGGCTGCTGCCTGGGCCGAGCTCCGAGATCAGCTCCAGGCGATCCTCGACCGGCCCGAGGCCGAGCAGGAGACGTTCGAGAGTCAGATGTTCGGCGGCGCGATGCCGCTCGGCGTGGCCACCGAACGCTTCGTGACCGGCGACGTTCTGGTCCACACGTGGGACCTGGCGAAAGCCACGGGCCAGGACGCGTCGATCGACGCGGACTTCGCCGCCGGGATGTACGACGGCATGCTCCCGATGGACGCCATGCTCCGCCAGAGCGGCCACTTCGGTCCCCGTGTCGACGTCGCCGACGACGCCGACCCCGTCACCAAACTGATCGCGTTCACCGGCCGCACCCCCTGA
- a CDS encoding MFS transporter: MPHSTRTIEGEARQTGPIATSAPTDNASERTATYESLRIPAYRTLFIVGAFGFLATQSQVVARGWLANELSDSNTGLGGVFMAFGISMLVATPLGGVAADRYSKRTILVVTFGMLMFTSLWVGLGVSFDFIEYWMLLATSAIQAVAFSFLVPARMALTGEVVGRELLPNAIILGQITINGSRVIGPAFAGVFIGVAWIGVAGVYYVSAALSVLALLRCFALPPGLPSGERSDRGVLREFGDSVRYVSKHRHVGLLIVVSFVCVMVGFPFVAFLPRLATEVLDVGSAGYGILAAASAVGAVILSMAIAGRSKGRAAWKIQSVTGFAFGATLIVLAVAPNYAFALLAVAAVGAASAGFQAMNNSLVLALSDVEYHGRVQSLMMLSFSGFGMAALPLGVLADEIGLRQTFAIMGALVLVAMSVYVVASRRTRRRIGEADLI; this comes from the coding sequence GTGCCACATTCCACTCGCACGATCGAGGGCGAAGCGCGTCAGACTGGGCCGATCGCCACCTCCGCCCCCACCGACAACGCCAGCGAACGCACGGCGACCTACGAGTCGTTGCGTATCCCGGCATATCGAACCCTGTTCATCGTCGGTGCGTTCGGGTTCCTCGCCACCCAGTCGCAGGTGGTGGCACGTGGCTGGCTCGCCAACGAACTGTCCGACTCGAACACCGGCCTGGGTGGCGTGTTCATGGCGTTCGGCATCTCGATGCTGGTCGCCACCCCGCTCGGCGGCGTCGCCGCCGACCGGTACTCGAAGCGGACCATCCTGGTCGTCACGTTCGGCATGTTGATGTTCACCTCGCTCTGGGTCGGCCTCGGCGTCAGCTTCGACTTCATCGAGTACTGGATGCTGCTCGCGACGTCGGCGATCCAGGCTGTCGCGTTCTCGTTCCTCGTCCCCGCCCGCATGGCGCTCACCGGCGAGGTCGTCGGCCGTGAGCTGCTCCCGAACGCCATCATCCTCGGCCAGATCACGATCAACGGCTCACGCGTCATCGGCCCGGCGTTCGCCGGTGTCTTCATCGGCGTGGCGTGGATCGGTGTGGCCGGCGTCTACTACGTGTCGGCGGCGCTGTCGGTCCTCGCACTGCTCCGCTGCTTCGCACTCCCGCCCGGCCTGCCCTCCGGCGAGCGCAGCGACCGGGGCGTCCTGCGGGAGTTCGGCGACAGCGTCCGCTACGTCTCGAAGCACCGTCACGTCGGCCTGCTGATCGTGGTGTCGTTCGTCTGCGTGATGGTCGGCTTCCCGTTCGTCGCCTTCCTCCCCCGCCTCGCCACCGAGGTGCTCGACGTCGGCTCCGCCGGCTACGGCATCCTCGCCGCCGCCTCGGCCGTAGGCGCCGTCATCTTGTCGATGGCGATCGCCGGCCGCTCCAAAGGCCGGGCCGCGTGGAAGATCCAGTCGGTCACCGGCTTCGCGTTCGGCGCGACCCTCATCGTGCTGGCGGTCGCCCCGAACTACGCCTTCGCGCTGCTCGCCGTCGCCGCGGTGGGCGCTGCCTCGGCCGGGTTCCAGGCGATGAACAACTCACTCGTGCTCGCTCTCTCCGACGTCGAGTACCACGGACGGGTGCAGAGCCTCATGATGTTGTCGTTCAGCGGCTTCGGCATGGCGGCGCTCCCGCTCGGCGTGCTCGCCGACGAGATCGGCCTCCGCCAGACGTTCGCGATCATGGGTGCGCTCGTGCTGGTCGCGATGAGCGTCTACGTCGTGGCCAGCCGCCGCACCCGCCGGCGCATCGGCGAAGCCGACTTGATCTGA
- a CDS encoding peroxiredoxin, translating into MSVGVGDRAPDFTLPGTGDREYSLSDFAGKPLVLVFYPGDDTPVCTKQLNAYNDGLDQFDDLDAQIVGISAQSVESKEAFSGKHGFEFPLLADTGKEVAGAYGTLGPIGFPRRSIFIIDADGTIRYVHKAMAGLTYRPVSELIEELEKLR; encoded by the coding sequence ATGAGTGTCGGCGTCGGCGACCGCGCACCCGACTTCACGCTGCCCGGCACGGGTGATCGTGAGTACTCGTTGAGCGATTTCGCCGGCAAACCGCTGGTGCTCGTGTTCTACCCGGGTGACGACACCCCGGTCTGCACGAAGCAGCTCAACGCCTACAACGACGGCCTCGACCAGTTCGACGATCTCGACGCGCAGATCGTCGGCATCTCGGCCCAGTCGGTCGAGAGCAAAGAAGCGTTCAGTGGCAAGCACGGCTTCGAGTTCCCACTCCTGGCCGACACCGGCAAGGAAGTCGCCGGCGCCTACGGCACCCTCGGCCCGATCGGCTTCCCCCGTCGCAGCATCTTCATCATCGACGCCGACGGCACCATCCGGTACGTCCACAAGGCCATGGCCGGCCTGACCTACCGCCCCGTCAGCGAACTGATCGAAGAACTCGAAAAGCTCCGCTGA
- a CDS encoding acyl-CoA synthetase, which produces MGNVGNWNFADLWEVVADELPDAPAAIHGDRRITWADFDRRADGVAKTLLDAGLERQQAFAQYLYNCPEYMESMFAGFKGAFVPVNTNYRYTADELLYLWDNADAGAVVFHGCFVDTIDPIREQLPKVKVWLWVDDGSGPCPDWAMPYEDAAASATERTIPDWGRTGDDLNMLYTGGTTGMPKGVMWRQDDLAVVLTATLGNPLSDEGSAADRRGTYNQPGRSFLPACPQMHGTGNFPGLSALTDGGCIVTLTDRHFDPVELLDTIEREGVNVISIVGDAFGKPILKALDANRGRWNLASLVGITSSGVMWSKEVKQGLLDHHPNMLLLDAFSSSEALGMGSSISGMGQTAETAKFELTENSIVIDENDEPIAAGSGEIGRLAVGGRQPLGYYKDPEKSARTFLHINGGRYSCPGDFATVEDDGTITLLGRGSVCINTGGEKVFPEEVEEALKRHPAVLDAVVVGVPDEKFGEAVTGVVEPREGESIDESALIAHVRETLAAYKSPKRIVVVDTIGRAPNGKVDYKRLKAEATETLGVS; this is translated from the coding sequence ATGGGGAATGTGGGGAACTGGAATTTCGCTGATCTGTGGGAGGTCGTCGCCGACGAGCTGCCCGACGCACCGGCCGCGATCCACGGTGATCGACGGATCACCTGGGCCGACTTCGACCGACGTGCCGACGGCGTCGCCAAGACGCTGCTCGACGCCGGACTCGAACGGCAGCAGGCGTTCGCGCAGTACCTCTACAACTGTCCCGAGTACATGGAGTCGATGTTCGCCGGCTTCAAGGGAGCGTTCGTCCCGGTCAACACGAACTACCGCTACACCGCCGACGAGCTGCTCTACCTGTGGGACAACGCGGACGCCGGCGCCGTCGTGTTCCACGGCTGCTTCGTCGACACGATCGACCCGATTCGCGAGCAACTCCCGAAGGTGAAGGTCTGGCTCTGGGTCGACGACGGATCGGGCCCGTGCCCCGACTGGGCCATGCCGTACGAGGACGCCGCCGCATCGGCCACCGAGCGCACGATCCCCGACTGGGGACGCACCGGCGACGATCTCAACATGCTCTACACCGGCGGCACGACCGGCATGCCGAAAGGCGTCATGTGGCGCCAGGACGATCTCGCCGTCGTGCTCACCGCGACCCTCGGCAACCCACTCTCCGACGAGGGATCGGCCGCCGACCGGCGCGGCACCTACAACCAGCCGGGACGCAGCTTCCTGCCGGCGTGCCCGCAGATGCACGGCACCGGCAACTTCCCCGGCCTGTCGGCACTGACCGATGGCGGCTGCATCGTGACCCTCACCGACCGCCACTTCGACCCGGTCGAACTGCTCGACACGATCGAACGCGAAGGTGTCAACGTCATCTCGATCGTCGGCGACGCGTTCGGTAAGCCGATCCTCAAGGCGCTCGACGCCAACCGCGGGCGCTGGAACCTCGCCAGCCTCGTCGGCATCACCTCGAGCGGCGTGATGTGGTCGAAGGAAGTGAAGCAGGGCCTGCTCGACCACCACCCCAACATGCTCCTGCTCGACGCCTTCTCCTCGAGCGAGGCGCTCGGTATGGGCTCGTCGATCTCGGGCATGGGCCAGACCGCCGAGACCGCCAAGTTCGAACTCACCGAGAACTCGATCGTCATCGACGAGAACGACGAACCGATCGCCGCCGGTTCGGGCGAGATCGGCCGCCTGGCCGTCGGCGGTCGTCAGCCACTCGGCTACTACAAGGACCCGGAGAAGTCGGCCCGTACCTTCCTCCACATCAACGGTGGGCGGTACTCGTGCCCGGGCGACTTCGCCACCGTCGAGGACGACGGCACGATCACCCTGCTCGGCCGCGGCTCGGTGTGCATCAACACCGGTGGCGAGAAGGTCTTCCCCGAGGAAGTCGAAGAGGCTTTGAAGCGGCACCCGGCGGTGCTCGACGCCGTGGTCGTCGGCGTGCCCGACGAGAAGTTCGGTGAGGCCGTCACCGGCGTGGTCGAACCCCGCGAGGGCGAGTCGATCGACGAGTCGGCGCTGATCGCGCACGTCCGCGAAACCCTCGCCGCCTACAAGAGCCCGAAGCGGATCGTCGTCGTCGACACGATCGGCCGGGCCCCCAACGGCAAGGTCGACTACAAGCGCCTCAAGGCCGAAGCCACCGAAACCCTCGGGGTCTCGTAG
- a CDS encoding NUDIX hydrolase, which translates to MRIDVIDQPDAEVPARPAATLVLVRDGDGELEVLMIHRGAETAFGGMWAFPGGGIEDDDIPAGTEPDPLPAARRAAVRETQEEISLTVDPDSLVFWSHWLPPGKNALSPKRYSTWFFVAEAHDGHADHVIDVDGNEVHAHQWVPPAVALHMQERGEILIAPPTYVTLTQLARYGDVVSALAAADPRYFATHMLMDGDTRLCLWEGDAAYGLDDHTIDGPRHRLAMDEVNGWRYFNTVG; encoded by the coding sequence ATGCGGATCGACGTGATCGACCAGCCCGACGCCGAGGTGCCGGCCCGTCCGGCGGCGACGTTGGTGCTGGTGCGGGACGGCGACGGCGAACTCGAGGTGCTCATGATCCATCGGGGCGCCGAGACCGCGTTCGGTGGGATGTGGGCGTTCCCCGGCGGCGGCATCGAGGACGACGACATCCCCGCCGGAACCGAGCCCGACCCGCTGCCGGCGGCCCGCCGTGCGGCGGTGCGCGAGACCCAGGAGGAGATCTCGCTGACGGTCGATCCCGACTCGCTCGTGTTCTGGAGCCACTGGCTCCCGCCGGGCAAGAACGCCCTCTCGCCGAAGCGGTACTCGACCTGGTTCTTCGTCGCGGAAGCGCACGACGGCCACGCCGACCACGTCATCGACGTCGACGGCAACGAGGTGCACGCCCACCAGTGGGTTCCACCGGCCGTCGCCCTCCACATGCAGGAACGCGGCGAGATCCTCATCGCCCCGCCCACCTACGTCACCCTCACCCAACTCGCCCGCTACGGCGACGTGGTATCAGCACTGGCTGCCGCCGATCCTCGCTACTTCGCCACCCACATGCTGATGGACGGTGATACCCGGCTCTGCCTCTGGGAGGGCGACGCCGCGTACGGCCTCGACGACCACACGATCGACGGGCCTCGCCACCGGCTCGCGATGGACGAGGTCAACGGGTGGCGCTACTTCAACACCGTCGGGTGA